The Pseudomonas azotoformans genome has a segment encoding these proteins:
- the ftsB gene encoding cell division protein FtsB, with protein sequence MRSPNWLFLVLLLLLAGLQYRLWVGNGSFAQVKDLTEQIAAQHAENEILLERNRVLDAEVLELKKGTETVEERARHELGMVKEGETLYQLAQ encoded by the coding sequence ATGCGCAGTCCCAATTGGTTGTTCCTCGTCTTGCTCTTGTTGCTGGCTGGCCTGCAGTACCGCCTATGGGTGGGTAATGGCAGCTTTGCGCAGGTAAAAGACCTGACTGAGCAAATTGCTGCACAGCACGCCGAAAACGAGATCTTGCTGGAGCGTAACCGCGTCCTCGATGCTGAAGTGCTTGAGCTGAAAAAAGGCACGGAGACCGTTGAAGAGCGGGCTCGTCATGAATTGGGCATGGTCAAGGAGGGTGAAACCCTCTACCAGTTGGCCCAATGA
- a CDS encoding cold-shock protein, producing MSNRQTGTVKWFNDEKGFGFITPQSGDDLFVHFKAIQSDGFKSLKEGQQVSFIATRGQKGMQAEEVQVI from the coding sequence ATGTCTAATCGCCAAACTGGTACCGTTAAGTGGTTCAACGATGAAAAAGGCTTCGGCTTCATCACTCCACAATCCGGTGACGACCTGTTCGTTCACTTCAAAGCTATCCAATCCGACGGCTTCAAAAGCCTGAAAGAAGGCCAACAGGTTTCTTTCATCGCTACCCGCGGTCAGAAAGGCATGCAAGCTGAAGAAGTTCAAGTTATCTAA
- a CDS encoding S-(hydroxymethyl)glutathione dehydrogenase/class III alcohol dehydrogenase, which translates to MIKSRAAVAFEAKKPLEIVEVDVAMPKAGEVLLRVVASGVCHTDAYTLSGADPEGIFPSILGHEGGAVVEAIGEGVTSVAVGDHVIPLYTPECGKCKFCLSGKTNLCQAIRSTQGKGLMPDGTTRFSYKGQPIFHYMGTSTFSEYTVLPEISVAKIPKEAPLEKVCLLGCGVTTGIGAVINTAKVKPGDTVAIFGLGGIGLSAVIGAVKAKAGRIIAIDINPAKFEIAKQLGATDCINPKDYDRPIQDVIVDLTDGGVDFSFECIGNVQLMRAALECCHKGWGESVIIGVAGAGQEIATRPFQLVTGRVWRGSAFGGVRGRSELPSYVEMAQTGEIPLDTFITHTMGLEDINKAFDLMHEGKSIRTVIHF; encoded by the coding sequence ATGATCAAGTCCCGCGCTGCCGTAGCCTTCGAAGCCAAGAAGCCCCTTGAGATCGTTGAAGTGGATGTCGCCATGCCCAAGGCCGGCGAAGTGTTGCTGCGCGTAGTCGCTTCGGGCGTGTGCCATACCGACGCCTACACGCTGTCGGGTGCTGATCCGGAAGGCATCTTCCCGTCGATTCTCGGTCACGAGGGCGGTGCGGTGGTCGAAGCGATCGGCGAGGGCGTGACGTCGGTGGCGGTGGGTGATCACGTGATCCCGCTGTACACCCCGGAGTGCGGCAAGTGCAAATTCTGCCTGTCGGGTAAGACCAACCTGTGCCAGGCCATCCGTTCCACCCAGGGCAAAGGCCTGATGCCGGACGGCACCACGCGTTTCTCCTACAAAGGCCAGCCGATTTTCCACTACATGGGCACCTCGACTTTCTCCGAGTACACCGTGCTGCCGGAAATTTCCGTGGCCAAGATTCCTAAAGAAGCCCCGTTGGAAAAAGTCTGCCTGCTGGGCTGTGGCGTCACCACCGGTATCGGTGCAGTGATCAACACGGCCAAGGTCAAGCCGGGCGACACCGTGGCCATCTTCGGCCTCGGCGGTATCGGCCTGTCAGCGGTGATCGGTGCGGTCAAGGCCAAGGCCGGCCGCATCATCGCCATCGATATCAACCCGGCCAAGTTCGAGATCGCCAAGCAATTGGGCGCCACCGACTGCATCAACCCGAAAGACTACGATCGCCCGATCCAGGACGTGATCGTCGACCTCACCGACGGCGGCGTGGACTTCTCCTTCGAATGCATCGGCAACGTACAACTGATGCGCGCCGCGCTTGAGTGCTGCCACAAAGGTTGGGGTGAGTCGGTGATCATCGGCGTCGCCGGTGCCGGTCAGGAAATCGCTACTCGTCCGTTCCAGTTGGTGACCGGTCGCGTCTGGCGCGGTTCGGCCTTCGGCGGCGTGCGCGGCCGCAGCGAATTGCCAAGCTATGTGGAGATGGCCCAGACCGGGGAGATCCCGCTGGATACCTTCATCACCCACACCATGGGCCTGGAAGACATCAACAAAGCGTTTGACCTGATGCATGAAGGCAAGAGCATTCGTACCGTCATTCATTTTTGA
- a CDS encoding peptidoglycan DD-metalloendopeptidase family protein, which translates to MSLTGLAQRMSKTSFHRLVLGLVFSSVLVGCSSSPSSGARVVDRNNAAPQKPTVTTGQYVVRKGDTMFSIAFRYGWDYKALAARNNIPVPYTIHPGQTIRFDGRTGSTPTAVVTNTGSSPSSSSKTTIITRPAGTATPAPATKPAPAPLPPAGPAPTGWGWPSNGVLIGKFSSNGSLNKGIDIAGDLGQPVLAASDGTVVYAGSGLRGYGELVIIKHSDTYVSAYGHNRRLLVREGQQVKVGQTIAEMGSTGTDRVKLHFEIRRQGKPVDPLQFLPRR; encoded by the coding sequence GTGAGTCTCACAGGTCTTGCGCAGCGTATGAGTAAAACAAGCTTTCATCGACTGGTGCTTGGCCTCGTCTTCAGTTCCGTGTTGGTCGGGTGTTCCAGCTCGCCAAGCAGCGGCGCACGGGTGGTTGACCGTAATAATGCCGCCCCGCAGAAACCGACGGTGACCACCGGACAATATGTGGTGCGCAAGGGCGATACGATGTTCTCGATCGCCTTCCGATATGGTTGGGATTACAAGGCACTTGCAGCACGTAACAATATTCCTGTGCCATACACGATACATCCGGGTCAGACGATTCGCTTCGACGGGCGTACCGGTTCAACGCCTACGGCAGTTGTGACAAACACCGGATCTTCGCCGTCGTCTTCGAGCAAAACCACCATCATCACCCGGCCTGCAGGCACCGCCACACCGGCCCCTGCGACCAAGCCGGCACCCGCGCCGTTGCCACCTGCCGGGCCTGCGCCGACCGGTTGGGGATGGCCCTCAAACGGAGTGCTGATTGGAAAATTCTCTTCAAACGGTAGTTTGAATAAAGGCATTGATATCGCCGGTGATTTGGGACAGCCTGTTTTAGCTGCGTCTGATGGGACAGTGGTGTACGCCGGGAGTGGTTTACGGGGCTACGGCGAGCTGGTCATCATCAAACACAGCGATACCTACGTCAGTGCTTACGGTCACAACCGTAGGCTGTTGGTTCGGGAGGGGCAGCAGGTCAAAGTCGGACAGACAATTGCCGAAATGGGGTCAACTGGTACAGACCGGGTGAAACTGCACTTTGAGATTCGCCGCCAAGGGAAGCCTGTAGACCCACTGCAATTCCTACCCCGTCGTTGA
- a CDS encoding protein-L-isoaspartate(D-aspartate) O-methyltransferase: protein MTSQRTRERLIQRLYEEGLSNAQVLEVIRRTPRHLFVDEALAHRAYEDTALPIGHNQTISQPYMVARMSELLLAAGPLDKVLEIGTGSGYQTAVLAQLVERVFSVERIKVLQDRAKERLVELNLRNVVFRWGDGWEGWPALAPYNGIIVTAVATDVPQALLDQLAPGGRLVIPVGSGEVQQLMLIIREEEGFSRHVLGAVRFVPLLNGPLA from the coding sequence ATGACATCCCAGCGCACCCGCGAACGCTTGATCCAGCGCTTGTACGAAGAGGGTCTGTCCAACGCTCAAGTGCTGGAAGTGATCCGGCGTACGCCTCGGCACCTGTTTGTCGATGAAGCCCTGGCCCACCGTGCCTATGAAGACACGGCGCTGCCTATCGGCCACAACCAGACCATCTCCCAGCCGTACATGGTGGCGCGCATGAGCGAGCTGCTGTTGGCGGCGGGGCCTTTGGACAAGGTGCTGGAAATCGGCACCGGCTCCGGCTATCAGACCGCCGTACTGGCGCAACTGGTGGAGCGGGTGTTTTCGGTGGAGCGCATCAAGGTGCTGCAAGACCGTGCCAAGGAGCGCCTGGTGGAGTTGAACCTGCGCAACGTGGTGTTTCGCTGGGGCGATGGCTGGGAAGGCTGGCCGGCGCTGGCGCCTTACAACGGCATCATCGTCACCGCCGTAGCCACCGATGTGCCCCAGGCGTTGCTCGATCAACTCGCTCCAGGCGGACGTCTGGTCATCCCGGTAGGCTCCGGTGAAGTGCAACAATTGATGCTCATTATCCGTGAGGAAGAAGGCTTTTCCCGGCATGTACTCGGCGCCGTGCGCTTCGTGCCATTGCTCAATGGCCCGCTGGCCTGA
- the rpoS gene encoding RNA polymerase sigma factor RpoS, with translation MALSKEAPEFDIDDEVLLMETGIDTESMSNEGPAVPSVRTKSKNSTALKQHKYIDYTRALDATQLYLNEIGFSPLLTPEEEVHFARLSQKGDPAGRKRMIESNLRLVVKIARRYVNRGLSLLDLIEEGNLGLIRAVEKFDPERGFRFSTYATWWIRQTIERAIMNQTRTIRLPIHVVKELNVYLRAARELTQKLDHEPSPEEIANLLEKPVGEVKRMLGLNERVSSVDVSLGPDSDKTLLDTLTDDRPTDPCELLQDDDLSQSIDQWLSELTDKQREVVIRRFGLRGHESSTLEDVGLEIGLTRERVRQIQVEGLKRLREILEKNGLSSESLFQ, from the coding sequence ATGGCTCTCAGTAAAGAAGCGCCGGAGTTTGACATCGACGATGAGGTTCTCCTTATGGAGACCGGTATCGATACGGAATCGATGTCGAATGAGGGACCTGCTGTACCTTCAGTTCGCACCAAGTCCAAGAACTCCACCGCGTTAAAGCAACACAAGTACATTGACTACACGCGGGCGCTCGATGCGACCCAGCTTTACCTCAATGAAATCGGCTTTTCCCCTCTGCTGACCCCCGAAGAAGAAGTCCATTTTGCGCGCTTGTCGCAAAAGGGCGATCCGGCTGGGCGCAAGCGCATGATTGAAAGCAACCTGCGCCTGGTGGTGAAAATCGCCCGACGCTATGTCAATCGTGGGCTGTCCCTGTTGGACCTGATCGAGGAGGGCAACCTGGGCTTGATCCGGGCTGTGGAGAAGTTTGACCCTGAGCGGGGCTTCCGCTTTTCGACCTACGCCACCTGGTGGATTCGTCAGACCATCGAACGGGCGATCATGAATCAGACCCGCACGATCCGGTTGCCGATCCATGTGGTCAAGGAGCTCAACGTCTACCTGCGGGCCGCGCGTGAGCTTACCCAAAAACTCGATCATGAACCTTCGCCTGAAGAAATCGCCAACCTGCTGGAAAAACCGGTGGGAGAGGTCAAGCGCATGCTGGGTCTCAATGAGCGCGTGTCTTCGGTCGATGTCTCGCTGGGTCCGGATTCGGATAAAACCCTGCTGGACACCCTGACGGATGATCGTCCTACCGATCCTTGCGAGCTGTTGCAGGACGATGATCTTTCCCAAAGCATTGACCAGTGGCTGTCGGAGCTCACGGACAAGCAGCGTGAGGTGGTGATTCGCCGCTTCGGCCTGCGTGGCCATGAGAGCAGCACCCTGGAGGACGTAGGCCTGGAGATCGGCCTGACCCGTGAGCGGGTGCGGCAGATCCAGGTGGAGGGGCTCAAGCGCTTGCGTGAGATCCTGGAGAAGAATGGCTTGTCGAGTGAGTCGTTGTTTCAGTAA
- the ispF gene encoding 2-C-methyl-D-erythritol 2,4-cyclodiphosphate synthase: protein MRIGHGYDVHRFAEGDFITLGGVRIAHHHGLLAHSDGDVVLHALSDALLGAAALGDIGKHFPDTDPTFKGADSRVLLRHVVGLIHAKGWKVGNVDNTIVAQAPKMAPHIESMRALIAADLHIELDQVNVKATTTEKLGFTGREEGIAVHSVALLLRA from the coding sequence ATGCGTATTGGCCACGGCTACGATGTGCACCGTTTCGCTGAAGGCGATTTCATCACCCTGGGCGGCGTGCGCATTGCGCACCACCATGGGTTGCTGGCTCATTCCGACGGCGACGTTGTGTTGCATGCCTTGAGCGATGCCTTGCTCGGCGCAGCGGCGTTGGGCGATATCGGCAAGCACTTTCCGGACACCGACCCGACCTTCAAGGGCGCGGACAGCCGTGTACTGCTGCGTCATGTGGTCGGCTTGATCCATGCCAAAGGCTGGAAGGTCGGCAACGTCGATAACACCATCGTGGCCCAGGCGCCGAAGATGGCCCCCCATATCGAGTCGATGCGTGCGCTGATTGCCGCGGATCTGCACATTGAACTGGATCAAGTGAACGTGAAAGCCACCACCACCGAAAAGCTCGGCTTCACCGGTCGGGAAGAGGGCATTGCGGTGCACTCTGTTGCCTTGTTGCTGCGCGCATGA
- the ispD gene encoding 2-C-methyl-D-erythritol 4-phosphate cytidylyltransferase yields MNPSLPAFWAVIPAAGVGARMAADRPKQYLQLGGRTILEHSLGCFLDHPSLKGLVVSLAPEDPYWPTLACAADPRIQRADGGSERSGSVLNALLHLNALGASDDDWVLVHDAARPNLSRDDLDKLLAELAHDPVGGLLAVPARDTLKRVDKHGRVVETVDRSLIWQAYTPQMFRLGALHRALADSLVADAVITDEASAMEWSGQAPRLIEGRSDNIKVTRPEDLEWLRLRWANRR; encoded by the coding sequence ATGAACCCTAGTTTACCGGCCTTCTGGGCCGTGATTCCTGCCGCGGGCGTCGGTGCCCGTATGGCTGCGGACCGTCCCAAGCAATACTTGCAGTTGGGCGGGCGCACTATTCTCGAACACAGCCTTGGCTGTTTTCTCGACCATCCATCGCTCAAAGGCCTGGTGGTCAGCCTTGCTCCTGAAGATCCTTATTGGCCGACGCTGGCGTGTGCGGCTGACCCGCGTATCCAGCGTGCGGACGGTGGCTCGGAGCGTTCGGGCTCGGTACTCAATGCGCTGTTGCACCTGAATGCCCTGGGTGCCAGTGATGACGATTGGGTGCTGGTGCACGATGCGGCACGACCGAACCTGAGTCGCGATGACCTCGACAAACTGCTGGCTGAGCTGGCGCACGACCCGGTCGGCGGCCTGCTGGCCGTGCCGGCCCGCGATACGCTCAAGCGCGTCGACAAGCACGGACGTGTGGTGGAGACCGTCGACCGCAGCCTGATCTGGCAAGCCTACACGCCGCAGATGTTCCGCCTCGGTGCCTTGCACCGCGCATTGGCCGACAGCCTGGTGGCGGATGCCGTCATCACTGACGAAGCGTCGGCGATGGAGTGGTCCGGCCAGGCGCCGCGCCTGATCGAAGGGCGCTCGGACAATATCAAGGTGACCCGGCCGGAAGACCTGGAGTGGTTGCGGTTGCGGTGGGCGAACCGACGTTAA
- a CDS encoding LysR substrate-binding domain-containing protein, which yields MLENRWEGIDEFVAVAECSQFTAAAERLAVSSSHISRQVARLEERLQTRLLYRSTRKVTLTEAGQTFLQHCQRLQDGREEALRAVGDLASEPKGMLRMTCAVAYGERFIVPLVTRFMALYPQLRVDIELSNRQLDLVHEGLDLAIRLGRLQDSRMVASRLAPRRMYLCASPSYLARYGRPHSLSELSRHNCLIGSSDIWQLAQDGREFSQRVQGNWRCNSGQAVLDAALQGVGLCQLPDYYVLEHLNSGALVSLLEAHQPPNTAVWALYPQQRHLSPKVRKLVDFLKAGLAERPEYGVA from the coding sequence ATGTTGGAAAACCGCTGGGAAGGCATCGATGAGTTCGTCGCGGTCGCCGAATGCAGCCAGTTCACCGCGGCGGCGGAACGGCTGGCCGTGTCGTCGTCCCACATCAGCCGCCAAGTGGCGCGCCTGGAAGAACGCCTGCAAACGCGGCTGCTGTATCGCAGTACACGCAAGGTGACCCTGACCGAAGCCGGCCAGACCTTTCTGCAACATTGTCAGCGCCTGCAGGACGGTCGCGAAGAAGCCTTGCGCGCGGTGGGCGACCTCGCCAGCGAACCCAAGGGCATGTTGCGCATGACCTGCGCGGTGGCGTACGGCGAGCGTTTTATCGTGCCGCTGGTTACACGGTTCATGGCGCTCTATCCACAGTTGCGGGTGGATATCGAGCTGAGCAACCGCCAGCTGGACCTGGTGCATGAAGGCCTCGACCTGGCGATCCGCCTGGGGCGTTTGCAGGATTCGCGCATGGTCGCCAGCCGACTGGCACCGAGGCGTATGTACTTGTGCGCGTCGCCGTCCTACCTGGCGCGGTATGGTCGGCCTCATAGTCTGTCGGAATTGAGTCGGCATAACTGCTTGATTGGCAGCTCGGATATCTGGCAACTCGCCCAGGACGGGCGGGAATTTTCCCAGCGGGTGCAGGGAAACTGGCGCTGCAACAGTGGGCAAGCGGTGCTGGACGCGGCGCTGCAGGGCGTGGGGTTATGCCAGTTGCCGGACTATTACGTGCTGGAGCACCTAAACAGTGGCGCGCTGGTGTCGTTGCTGGAAGCGCATCAGCCGCCGAATACCGCGGTGTGGGCGCTGTATCCGCAGCAGCGGCATTTGTCGCCGAAGGTCAGGAAGTTGGTGGATTTCTTGAAAGCCGGGCTGGCTGAAAGGCCCGAGTATGGCGTGGCTTAA
- the truD gene encoding tRNA pseudouridine(13) synthase TruD, with translation MNDLQLLGPRAYGEALGSAVLKATAEDFQVDEVLDIPLTGEGEHLWLWVEKRGLNTEEAARRIAKAAGVPLRTVSYAGLKDRQALTRQWFSVQLPGKADPDMSAAENDTLKILKTARHKRKLQRGAHSANGFTLRLTQLAGDTAAIDARLQLIAQHGIPNYFGAQRFGHNGGNVVDAREWAARKALPEQRNVRSRLLSTARSFLFNKVLAARVADGSWQRAQVGDLLAFTDSRSFFPAGEAECSDPRLAILDLHPTGPQWGEGDSPATGATFELEQAVAADEADLRDWLVNAGMSQERRILRLPIGGLTWHYPSLDILQLEFVLPAGCFATVLVRELVDLVPVGQTDNPCVF, from the coding sequence ATGAATGACCTGCAACTGTTGGGTCCACGGGCCTATGGCGAGGCCTTGGGCAGCGCGGTACTGAAGGCGACGGCCGAAGACTTCCAGGTCGACGAAGTGCTGGATATCCCGCTAACCGGAGAAGGTGAGCACCTGTGGTTGTGGGTGGAAAAACGCGGGCTCAATACCGAGGAAGCCGCGCGGCGGATCGCCAAGGCAGCGGGCGTGCCGTTACGCACGGTCAGCTATGCCGGGCTCAAGGATCGCCAGGCGTTGACTCGCCAGTGGTTCAGCGTGCAGCTGCCCGGCAAGGCCGACCCGGACATGAGCGCGGCGGAAAACGACACGCTCAAGATCCTCAAGACCGCCCGCCACAAGCGCAAGCTGCAACGCGGTGCGCACTCGGCCAATGGTTTCACCTTGCGCCTGACCCAGTTGGCCGGTGATACCGCCGCTATCGATGCGCGGTTGCAACTGATTGCACAACACGGCATTCCCAACTATTTCGGCGCCCAGCGTTTTGGCCACAACGGCGGCAACGTGGTCGACGCCCGTGAGTGGGCCGCGCGCAAGGCCTTGCCGGAACAGCGCAACGTGCGATCGCGGTTGCTGTCCACGGCGCGCAGCTTCTTGTTCAACAAAGTGTTGGCGGCGCGTGTGGCCGATGGTTCGTGGCAACGTGCCCAGGTCGGCGACTTGCTGGCGTTTACCGACAGCCGCAGTTTTTTTCCGGCAGGGGAGGCTGAATGCAGCGACCCGCGCCTGGCGATCCTGGACCTGCACCCGACCGGCCCGCAGTGGGGCGAAGGCGATTCGCCTGCCACGGGTGCAACCTTTGAACTCGAACAGGCTGTTGCTGCCGATGAAGCCGACCTGCGTGATTGGCTGGTGAATGCCGGCATGAGCCAGGAACGTCGCATTCTGCGACTGCCCATTGGCGGTTTGACGTGGCATTATCCCTCGCTGGACATTCTGCAATTGGAATTCGTCCTGCCGGCCGGATGCTTCGCCACTGTCTTGGTGCGCGAGCTTGTTGATCTGGTGCCGGTGGGGCAGACGGACAACCCATGCGTATTCTGA
- the pdeM gene encoding ligase-associated DNA damage response endonuclease PdeM — translation MVCTVMLEGEELWLLADKAVYWPARQCLMIADAHFGKASAYRSLGQPVPQGTTTENLQRLDRLLSALACTQVIFLGDFLHGPGSHASGTLGALRRWRALNPDLPITLIRGNHDKRAGDPPEDLRIDVVTEPLLVGPFALQHEPDAHPSHHVLAGHVHPVYRLRGKGRQSLRLPCFVIGARVSLLPAFGAFTGGHGVEQDNDRRIYVIGDHEVWPVS, via the coding sequence ATGGTGTGCACGGTGATGCTGGAGGGTGAGGAATTGTGGTTGCTGGCAGACAAGGCGGTCTACTGGCCTGCGCGCCAATGCCTGATGATCGCCGACGCACATTTCGGCAAGGCCTCGGCGTATCGCAGCCTCGGGCAGCCGGTGCCACAAGGCACCACCACAGAGAACCTGCAGCGCCTGGACCGGTTGCTCTCGGCGCTAGCCTGCACTCAGGTGATCTTTCTCGGCGACTTCCTGCACGGTCCGGGATCACACGCCAGTGGCACGCTGGGCGCATTGAGACGCTGGCGGGCCCTTAATCCTGACCTGCCCATTACATTGATTCGGGGCAATCACGATAAACGCGCGGGGGACCCGCCCGAGGACTTGAGGATAGACGTGGTAACGGAGCCGCTGCTGGTGGGCCCTTTTGCCTTGCAGCACGAACCTGACGCCCATCCCAGCCACCACGTGCTGGCGGGGCATGTACATCCGGTGTACCGGTTGCGCGGCAAGGGTCGGCAGAGCTTGCGGCTGCCGTGCTTTGTGATCGGCGCCCGAGTCAGCCTGCTGCCGGCGTTCGGTGCATTTACCGGCGGGCATGGGGTGGAGCAGGACAATGACCGCCGAATCTATGTGATTGGCGATCATGAAGTCTGGCCGGTGAGCTAG
- the surE gene encoding 5'/3'-nucleotidase SurE — protein MRILISNDDGATAPGLAALYAALEDYAECVVVAPDQDKSGASSSLTLDRPLHPHVLANGFISVNGTPTDCVHLAINSLLDQEPDLVVSGINLGANLGDDVLYSGTVAAALEGRFLGRTAFAFSFASRQLDNLPTAAYFARKLVEAHGSLNLPPRTVLNVNIPNLPLDHIRGIQLTRLGHRARAAAPLKVVDPRGKEGYWIAAAGDAEDGGEGTDFHAVMQGYVSITPLQFDRTFSDAFSGLDGWLEGLR, from the coding sequence ATGCGTATTCTGATATCAAACGATGACGGTGCCACCGCACCCGGTCTTGCCGCGCTCTATGCTGCGCTGGAAGATTACGCCGAGTGCGTGGTGGTCGCCCCCGACCAGGACAAGAGCGGCGCCAGCAGTTCGCTGACGCTCGACCGTCCGCTGCACCCGCACGTCCTGGCCAATGGCTTTATCAGTGTGAACGGCACCCCTACCGACTGCGTCCATTTGGCGATCAACAGCCTGCTGGATCAGGAGCCGGACCTGGTGGTATCGGGTATCAACCTCGGCGCCAACCTGGGCGATGACGTGCTGTATTCCGGCACGGTGGCGGCGGCACTCGAAGGTCGCTTCCTGGGGCGTACGGCGTTCGCCTTTTCGTTTGCTTCGCGCCAACTGGATAACCTGCCGACCGCTGCGTATTTTGCGCGAAAGCTGGTGGAGGCCCATGGCTCCCTGAACCTGCCACCGCGCACGGTGCTCAACGTCAATATTCCCAACTTGCCCCTCGACCATATTCGCGGCATCCAGCTGACGCGGCTGGGCCATCGCGCCCGCGCGGCGGCGCCGTTGAAGGTGGTCGACCCGCGTGGCAAGGAAGGCTATTGGATTGCCGCGGCGGGTGATGCGGAAGATGGCGGTGAAGGCACGGACTTTCATGCCGTGATGCAAGGCTACGTATCGATTACCCCGTTGCAATTCGATCGCACCTTCAGTGATGCCTTCAGTGGTCTCGATGGCTGGCTGGAGGGGCTGCGCTGA
- the dcd gene encoding dCTP deaminase: MSIKSDKWIRRMAQEHGMIEPFVERQIRGQGDAPVISYGVSSYGYDVRCADEFKVFTNINSAIVDPKNFDEKSFVDVKSDVCIIPPNSFALARTVEFFRIPRDVLTICLGKSTYARCGIIVNVTPLEPEWEGHVTLEFSNTTTLPAKIYANEGVAQMLFLQSDEACEVSYKDRAGKYQGQRGVTLPRA, encoded by the coding sequence ATGAGCATCAAATCGGACAAGTGGATTCGCCGCATGGCGCAGGAACACGGCATGATCGAACCGTTCGTCGAGCGCCAGATCCGTGGCCAGGGCGATGCGCCGGTGATTTCCTACGGCGTTTCCAGCTACGGCTACGATGTGCGCTGCGCCGATGAATTCAAGGTGTTCACCAACATCAATTCGGCGATCGTCGATCCAAAGAATTTCGATGAAAAGAGCTTCGTCGACGTCAAGAGTGACGTGTGCATCATTCCGCCGAACTCCTTCGCCCTGGCGCGCACCGTGGAATTCTTCCGTATTCCCCGTGACGTGCTGACCATCTGCCTGGGTAAAAGCACCTACGCGCGTTGCGGCATCATCGTCAACGTGACACCGCTTGAGCCTGAGTGGGAAGGCCACGTGACCCTTGAGTTCTCCAACACCACCACGCTGCCCGCGAAAATCTACGCCAACGAAGGCGTGGCACAGATGCTGTTCCTGCAGTCCGACGAGGCCTGTGAAGTGTCCTACAAAGACCGCGCAGGCAAGTACCAAGGCCAGCGAGGCGTCACCCTCCCACGCGCTTGA
- the fghA gene encoding S-formylglutathione hydrolase: MTLENISCQKSFGGWHKRYKHSSNVLGCDMTFAVYLPPQAEEGGKLPVLYWLSGLTCTDENFMQKAGAQRMAAELGLIIVAPDTSPRGPGVPGDPDNAWDFGLGAGFYLNATQEPWAKHYRMHDYVVQELPALVEAHFPASDRRGISGHSMGGHGALVCALRNPGRYLSVSAFSPINNPMDCPWGQKAFSRYLGEERSKWREWDACVLISEASEKLPLLVDQGDRDDFLAVQLKPEALQQAAKAAVHPLELRLQPGYDHSYFFIASFIEDHLRHHGRALLG; the protein is encoded by the coding sequence ATGACCCTGGAAAATATCTCCTGCCAGAAAAGTTTTGGCGGTTGGCACAAACGTTACAAGCACAGCTCCAACGTGCTCGGTTGCGACATGACCTTCGCCGTCTACCTGCCGCCGCAAGCGGAGGAGGGCGGCAAGTTGCCGGTGCTGTACTGGCTCTCCGGCCTGACCTGCACCGACGAGAACTTCATGCAGAAAGCCGGCGCCCAGCGCATGGCTGCCGAGCTGGGCTTGATAATCGTTGCGCCGGACACCAGCCCACGTGGGCCGGGTGTTCCGGGTGATCCGGATAACGCCTGGGATTTCGGGCTCGGCGCTGGCTTCTACCTGAATGCCACCCAGGAACCTTGGGCCAAGCACTATCGGATGCATGACTACGTGGTGCAGGAATTGCCGGCCTTGGTTGAAGCGCATTTCCCGGCTTCTGACAGGCGCGGCATCAGTGGCCACTCCATGGGCGGCCACGGGGCGCTGGTGTGTGCGTTGCGCAACCCTGGGCGCTACTTGTCGGTGTCGGCGTTTTCGCCGATCAACAACCCGATGGATTGCCCGTGGGGCCAGAAAGCCTTCTCGCGTTATTTGGGCGAAGAGCGCTCTAAATGGCGCGAGTGGGATGCCTGCGTGCTGATCAGCGAAGCCTCGGAAAAGCTGCCGCTGCTGGTGGACCAGGGCGACCGCGACGATTTCCTCGCCGTGCAACTCAAGCCTGAAGCCCTGCAGCAAGCGGCCAAGGCGGCCGTTCATCCGCTGGAACTGCGCCTGCAACCTGGCTACGACCACAGCTACTTCTTTATCGCCAGCTTCATCGAAGACCATTTGCGACACCATGGCCGTGCTTTGCTCGGTTAA